GCCAGTACCCGGCAGGACTCTTCAAACACCCAGCGTCCCAGCGCACCAATAACACCCAGCTCTTCCGCACCGATAATAAACCCTTCCGGCAGGCAGTAACTGCCGTCGCTCTGGCGCATTCGCAGCAGCGCTTCCGCACCCACCAGCTTGCCGCTGCGCATATCGATTTGTGGTTGCAGGAACAGCGAGAACTGCTCGCGCTCCAGCCCCTGCAGAATGTCATGCTCCTGCGTCAGGCGTTTTTGCGCCCGTTCGGTCAGCAGCGGGTCGAAGAACAGTATCTGGTTTTTTCCCTGGTGGCGTGCCGACATCATCGCTGAGGTGGCGCGCCCCAGCAGCTCTGGCGCTTTCAGCGCGTCATCATCACGCTGCGCCATGCCTATGCTGACGCTGGGTCGTAATTGCATATGCTGTAACGCCACCGGCTGCGTCAGACGCGCCATCACATTGCGCGCCAGACGAATGGCGCGGAACGGACTGTTAGCTCGCTTGGCCAGCAGGGCAAAGTCACTGCCATTAAGTTGCGCCAGCACTGAACGTTCATCGAGGCAGCTGCGGATTTTTTCCACCAGCGTCAGAATCAGGGTATCGCGCTGCTCATCGGTCAGTACTCCGTTCGCCTCCTGCAACGTCTCAATGCGCAGCACCATAATGGTAAAGCTGCTGACGGCGCCGGCAGATTTCAGATGCTGCTCCAGCAGCGCTAAAAACAGCGTCTTATTCGGTAGGTCGGTCAGCGCCACATGAGTGGTCAGGCGGCTCATCTCATCGTGAATCGACTCCTGCACCTGCTGATTACGGTTGTAGCTGCGAATCAGCATGCCAATTTCATCATCCCGATGCAGCGGCGGAATGGTCAGCTTATGCGTCAGAAGATCCTGCGGCGGCAACTCCTGTAGCTCGCGGGCAATATCGCGCAGCGGGTGAACCATCAGGCGATTAATACACCAGCTAATCGCTACCGACAGAATCAGCGCCAGCAGCAGATAGGTCGTCATCATGGTGGAGACGGTGCTGAGGATAAACTGGTACACCCGCCAGGAGTCCGCCTGCAACACCAGATAAGCCAGCGGCTTCGGCGCGGCGGTGCGCTCGGTGGCGTACAGCGGCACGGTAATTTGCACCGGCAATTCAAACACCCGGGCGATAAGGCGTGGCACCGGCTTTTCCGGATCAAAATCGGTATGTAATGCCTGGAAGGCGTTAGGTAGCACCACATCGGCCCGCGTCAGAATGCCAGCCGGTTTTAACGAGTTAAGAATGCGTTCCGCCTCAGGAATATCGGCGCGCAGCACCGCTTCTGACAGCGGCTGACGGACGGTATGCGCGATATTTTCCATTTGCTGGGCGTAGTCAGTCCTGCGCTGCTGCACAAAATGGAAAAGCTGGATAACGATAAATATACAGATGGTAATGATCGCAACCGCAGAAACCGTCGCCATCTGCTTAATCGTAAGGGAACGACTGACGCGCAAAGCTATTCTCCAGGCACCCTCTGAGGGTATGAGAAGGCAAAAACTGCCCAGAGTATATCTCATGCTGTGTGGTTTTTTATCCATGAGAATGCATGGGGTATGAGTGTTTAAGGGTTTTCCGAGTCAAAAGCGCCGCAAACAGGCCATATATCGACATTTCGCGACAAAAGCCTATTTAAAATCGGCATAGGGAGTCAGCGGCTGCGGCGGCATATCCAGGTCTCCTTGCCAGCCTGCCATCGAGTAGCGCAGATACATTAAGCCATGGCTGGGGGTATAATTCTTCGCCTGCTGAATATCAATCCCGGCGCCCAGCGTCCAGTGGGCGGTTAAACGTCGCTCAATCACCGCCTGCAACGTATAGCCAACGCCGCCGCCGGTGCTGTCGTCAGATTGTGGATTCGCACTGGTGTTAAAACCGGGATAAACCGGATAACGCTGCTGGCTTTTGCTGCGTGAGTGCGACCAGGAAGCGGAGCCGGACAGATCATATGACCAGTTTTCCGTGCGCTGACGCCAGCTGACTGGCAACGCCAGTGAGAAATAGCTTTGCGGGCTGTAATACCCTCCCTGACCAAAGGCGTAATCACTCAGGTCTTTCTGGTAATGCCATACCATACTGCTGACACCGACGCTCATGCGGCGGTGAGCGTCATTAATCAGCTTATAGTAGTAGCCACCCATCAGACGTTCAC
This is a stretch of genomic DNA from Winslowiella toletana. It encodes these proteins:
- the hmsP gene encoding biofilm formation regulator HmsP, which produces MRVSRSLTIKQMATVSAVAIITICIFIVIQLFHFVQQRRTDYAQQMENIAHTVRQPLSEAVLRADIPEAERILNSLKPAGILTRADVVLPNAFQALHTDFDPEKPVPRLIARVFELPVQITVPLYATERTAAPKPLAYLVLQADSWRVYQFILSTVSTMMTTYLLLALILSVAISWCINRLMVHPLRDIARELQELPPQDLLTHKLTIPPLHRDDEIGMLIRSYNRNQQVQESIHDEMSRLTTHVALTDLPNKTLFLALLEQHLKSAGAVSSFTIMVLRIETLQEANGVLTDEQRDTLILTLVEKIRSCLDERSVLAQLNGSDFALLAKRANSPFRAIRLARNVMARLTQPVALQHMQLRPSVSIGMAQRDDDALKAPELLGRATSAMMSARHQGKNQILFFDPLLTERAQKRLTQEHDILQGLEREQFSLFLQPQIDMRSGKLVGAEALLRMRQSDGSYCLPEGFIIGAEELGVIGALGRWVFEESCRVLAGWQRRGITLPLSVNISAVQLRDPGVVAHLQDLLARHRILPGSLVLEITETAQVGDPEQAIALLSELQRVGIAVALDDFGMGYSNLNFLHQFKSLPISKLKMDRSFVSALPDDDTMVKIVAAIADIIAIDVVAEGVETPEQRDWLLARGIHIGQGYLYSEALPLAAFESWMPPVDTATSPPQ